Proteins from a genomic interval of Microbacterium imperiale:
- the epsC gene encoding serine O-acetyltransferase EpsC — protein sequence MREDLAAAKLRDPAARSGLEIALLYPGLHAVWSHRVMHRLWLRRARFLARAGSQLTRLLTGIEIHPGARIGRRFFIDHGMGVVIGETAVVGDDVMLYHGVTLGGRTRDAGKRHPTIEDGVAVGAGAKILGPITIGAHSVVGANAVVTKDAPADSILVGVPARPRPRRAGEDTRAVLTAPEYHI from the coding sequence ATGCGCGAAGACCTGGCCGCCGCGAAGCTCCGTGATCCTGCGGCGCGCAGCGGCCTCGAGATCGCGCTGCTGTACCCGGGGCTGCACGCGGTGTGGTCGCACCGCGTCATGCATCGCCTGTGGCTCCGGCGCGCGCGCTTCCTCGCGCGCGCCGGGTCGCAGCTGACCCGTCTGCTGACGGGCATCGAGATCCACCCCGGCGCCCGCATCGGGCGGCGGTTCTTCATCGATCACGGCATGGGGGTCGTCATCGGCGAGACCGCCGTCGTCGGCGACGACGTCATGCTCTATCACGGGGTGACGCTCGGCGGTCGGACCCGTGACGCCGGCAAACGGCATCCCACGATCGAGGACGGCGTCGCCGTCGGTGCGGGCGCGAAGATCCTCGGCCCGATCACGATCGGCGCGCACAGCGTGGTGGGTGCCAATGCCGTCGTGACGAAGGATGCCCCGGCCGATTCGATCCTCGTCGGCGTGCCCGCACGTCCGCGCCCCCGTCGCGCCGGCGAAGACACCCGCGCCGTGCTGACCGCCCCCGAATACCACATCTGA